In the Candidatus Alcyoniella australis genome, CCGATCAAGGCCGAACAGATCGAACGACCGTTGGGCAGCGGTTGGCTCTCGCGCCGAATTTTCGTGCTGGACAAGCGCGCCTCGGACGAGTGGATCTACTTCATCTTGTTCGGCGGTGTAATTCTTTCAACGCTTTTAATACCGGTGTTCAACAGCGCACCTTTCGACGCCTGCGGGTTCCATCGCGCTACCGGGTTGCCCTGCCCGGGATGCGGCAGCACGCGGGCCTTTGTGGCCATGGGGCATGGGCAATTCAACACAGCCTGGACCTTCAACCCTTCGGCGGTAGTGCTCTACCTGTTGATGCTCTTTCGCTGGCTGCTCAGCGTGCCGGCAATAATCAGGCCGCTCAAAATTAAACTGTTCTCATCCAGTTTGACGATCACGATCCTGGTGGTCTATCTGGTGCTGCACCTGGCACACGGCATCTTGCGGCTGGTGCTGGTGCACCAGGGGAAAATCCCCTGGCCGCCGAACATCTGATCAAACTTCTTCCAGTCGCGGATCAGATTGTGGCCACGGCCTCGATCTCAATGCGGGCCTCGGGCTTGGGCAGGGCTGCCACCTGCAGCGCCGAGCGCGCGGGGAACGATCCTCCGGCAGCCTCGAAGACCTCGGCGTAGACCGCGTTGAACGCGGCGAACTCAGCGATGTCGGTCATGAACACCGTGAGTTTGATCGCGCGATCAAGGCCGGAGCCCGCGGCCTGAAGTACGGCGGATACGTTGGCCAGGGCCACGCGCGCCTGTTGCTCGATCCCCTCGGGGATTGTTCCGCTTGCCGGGTCGAT is a window encoding:
- a CDS encoding DUF2752 domain-containing protein, with protein sequence MSKPYAQRPIKAEQIERPLGSGWLSRRIFVLDKRASDEWIYFILFGGVILSTLLIPVFNSAPFDACGFHRATGLPCPGCGSTRAFVAMGHGQFNTAWTFNPSAVVLYLLMLFRWLLSVPAIIRPLKIKLFSSSLTITILVVYLVLHLAHGILRLVLVHQGKIPWPPNI
- a CDS encoding Rid family detoxifying hydrolase, with the protein product MEKHGKHPLHTDQAPAAIGPYSQGVAVGRYVFTSGQLPIDPASGTIPEGIEQQARVALANVSAVLQAAGSGLDRAIKLTVFMTDIAEFAAFNAVYAEVFEAAGGSFPARSALQVAALPKPEARIEIEAVATI